The sequence below is a genomic window from Lodderomyces elongisporus chromosome 2, complete sequence.
TCTGATTCTggttctgtttctgtttctgtttctgtttcttttcttgttgagTATGATGGTGTGGTGGTAGCAGTAGTACTGTTGGTTGTTGATTATTATATTGGTGTATTGTTTCAACATAATCACCTTCTTCCTCTGCATCCAACTCCGCCACCTCCTTCTCCTGCTCGTCGTCCTCGTCCTCGTCGTCATTATCGTTATCATCATCCTCGACATTATCGTCgccatcatcaatatcatcAAAGTTCAACTCCTCCTCGTCGTCCAAATTCACCCATCTCAAATTAATTTCGTCAAAAAGCATATTtccttgtcttttttgTGCTAGCCCCGTGCCGTGGTATTTATTTCTGGGTTCAATATCTCTGTATGTGATCAATGAGggtttcttttcaaagCGGAGCAAATCAACTTCATTACCTTCCCAAAcactcttttgtttgttaaaCCTCATGGTTTGGTTCTTCTGCGGGGTAGGTATATCGGCATTTGTCACTGAATTATTGTTCAAATATCTTACTTGTCCCATCCTTTTCGACATTTGACCATGCTGCCCGGGATgatggtagtggtggtggtgatggtggtggtgttgacGAGACAGTTTGGATGGCAGCTTTGTTTCCTTGTATTGATCTAGAATTTGGTTTTTATTACGAACATTATTGACCAATGACAGAGGCTTGTTATAAAATGAAGGTATTCGatccaattttttaatcACTTTGCTATTGTGATTGAACTTGGGCTGTTCCAATTGCTCAAACTCTTCTAGATCTTCGTCAATCTTCTCATGAAGATCCATTGTAGACTTGAACTTCTTGATAGTAGCAACATTGTTTCTCGCTAAAGATGGCATTGACAGCTTGTTCAGCAATTTTCTCAATCCATGAGCCATATCACGACTACCAGCGTTGTTATACAGGGATTGGTGAGTAATTGGCACTCTGATCCTCcttgatgataatgatgatgatgatggtggtggtggtatgGCAATCTTTTGTATGCTTTCCTCAAAATCATCGTCAAACCCATCTTcaaattgatcaagatCATCTCGTGTATACTCATAATTTATTGTTCTTTCATTCTCCAACTGAtccaaaagagaaagattCTCATTTGTTAATCGTTGTGGATCCTTAAGCTTTAGTGTTTGGTTGGGactgttgttatttttaAGCAAAAATCTATTACTATTgtaattgtttttcttcatttcactcaatttcatcaactCTTGTTGTTCCCTTTCAGCCTCTTTTTGCTGCGCCACTTTCCTGGCAATCAAACGTTGATTCATTTGTTGGTAAATACTTTGATTTTGGCTTTGGCTATCGTTCTTGGTACTGAAACAATCATCCCATCCTTCAAAATCATCCTGTGAGAACTCAGAGGTAATATCGGTATCGTTTTCTTCGCTGTATTCGCTCAATGTATCTCTCGTGACTCGTTTACCGCTCGACTTTGTAGACtttgttgatttgtttGACTTTGTAGGCGATGAAGTGCCAGGCGATTCTTCATTCTTCGGAGTGAGCTGAAACAGCGGCAGATTATGTGTATTCAACCTTAGTTGATCAACTCGAAGAGTATCGACTCCATCCTCATCTACATGTGGGGATAAAGATGCCGATGCTAATCTCATTTTGCTTGTCGTTTTGCTTGGACTTCTCGGCAGAAAATCGACATGCTCAACATCGCCGAATAACTCATCTTCCTGACTATCTGCATATCGTTTTAGGAGATCGGCTTTCGAAGTCCTTGTCTTCACAACCATTCTCGTTTATATATTAATTCTTGCAAGATGACTGATTACACAAATTGTATGAACTAGTTGAGAAgtttgtatgtgtgtatgtatgtatgtttCTAAATATGtttgtatatgtgtttCTAAATATGTTTCTAAGTATATAGCAATATCGTTGTTCTGATCTACGTGGAGAGGTATGAGCAAGAAAGTGATTTGTGAGCGAATTTGTGCAAACGAGAACTAAATCTTgatcaaaacaaacaaacaaaacagataATACACACTCAAATACACAAACCGACATCTTTCATTTAACATTTAACATTCAACATTTTCGAGCAAACTgtcaaacacaaaaaaagttacaaaattgaaaagtgtTTTAAACTACATACAACCTCTACATACCATCTAACAATATCTAACTGCAAACACCGCCAAAACTTCATTTCCCTCTATTTTCCTCCTATCCTCTCgtctcctcctcctcttcatgattcttttgttttttttttacacaCACGTTCAAGCATATGCACATTTCTTGCTAAATTTCTAGTTCAAATGTCGATACTTCCAAATAGTTGCTTTTGTAACTGTGACAATTGGTGACGAAATATTGGTGGTACAACCAATATTGAAACACAAATTGctaaaacaataataaacaaGGCAAAATACTTTGCTACTCTCCAATTCCTTCTCCTCGTTTGAGAGCGATTAAGTATTGGTCTTGTCAATTGACGGCTTGGTTTCAACCAAAACAACATGCTTGTATGCAATGTGTCAATATATGGTACCAACAATACTGGAAACAATGCAAATAGCAAAAAATGGCCAAGcaagaaatcaaaagtAAACTTATTTAATTCCAAGTTTTTGATAATCAACTCTCGTGCATTTTGAGTAATTACACCGAAACCTAACCCACTCTTGTACCATTTGCCAGACCACCATGCATTATTGGTCACATCCTCCAGTCTTTCCCTCGACACAAATATAACTAGTATGAAACTTGTAATCACTCTATGGAATTGGAAGATAACCAATAACCCTGAAATCAAATGAACAAAGCTCCAATTTTCCATGAAAAATAGCAATTCAATATTCAAAATATTGAATAAAATCGACAAGAAATGAGCTGTAGCTGCAAAAAAAGCAGGTGTTTTTTGAACACAAATACCAATTACTGGAGCAATCGTTAACGACATGACCCATATCATTGCCAAAACTGCAGTATTCACGAGGTATGGAATAATAATCACAATGGCTAATTTAAACAAGGGATTAGCTAGTTCCAATGTTACTAAGCTCTGGTCTGCATGAAGGTACAAAAATGGAATGAGGTAAAATGCCAACGCAACTGACGGTGCAAAAACCTCGCCAAACAACAAGTTTAACGCTGTTGATGTTCTTCCTTGATTATAACCGTCATATTTTTCCCCGGTAAGACGTAAACGACTAGACTTTGTAAAATTTATCCACGACAGCCTTTTTGCCTTGGAGTTCCCTCTTGATAACCATCTTATAAAGTCTCGGTAATCAACGAAGAAATCAATGAAATTGAACTGATGGGGATTAAACAAGAACGGAGCCAAACAAAGGGACACAATTGTTATAACAAACCAGAGAATTGCCTCCCTTTTGATAGACATCATTCCAAAtatcaccaccaacaaaatTTCGCCACCATAATAGATTGATAAATTCGCATATCGCGTATACAACTGAGCAAATGATACCCTCGAAATAGCAAAGCCTCTTCCAGTGGCAATATACTTGGCCTCTCCATATACCAAATTATCACGTAGTGCTTTGGAGTATACTTGACAAATGAACACTTCAAAGAACGGTGATAATGAAACAATATGTAACATGGTCCTATAAATGGCCTTGATAATGCCCTTTTCAATCAACTCTTGAATAATCAATGGCAAAAAGGAGATGAAAAAGCATACAAAGAC
It includes:
- the BFA1 gene encoding mitotic check point protein bfa1; this encodes MVVKTRTSKADLLKRYADSQEDELFGDVEHVDFSPRSPSKTTSKMRLASASLSPHVDEDGVDTLRVDQLRLNTHNSPSFQLTPKNEESPGTSSPTKSNKSTKSTKSSGKRVTRDTLSEYSEENDTDITSEFSQDDFEGWDDCFSTKNDSQSQNQSIYQQMNQRLIARKVAQQKEAEREQQELMKLSEMKKNNYNSNRFLLKNNNSPNQTLKLKDPQRLTNENLSLLDQLENERTINYEYTRDDLDQFEDGFDDDFEESIQKIAIPPPPSSSSLSSRRIRVPITHQSSYNNAGSRDMAHGLRKLSNKSSMPSLARNNVATIKKFKSTMDLHEKIDEDLEEFEQLEQPKFNHNSKVIKKLDRIPSFYNKPSSLVNNVRNKNQILDQYKETKSPSKSSRQHHHHHHHHYHHPGQHGQMSKRMGQVRYLNNNSVTNADIPTPQKNQTMRFNKQKSVWEGNEVDLLRFEKKPSLITYRDIEPRNKYHGTGLAQKRQGNMLFDEINLRWVNLDDEEELNFDDIDDGDDNVEDDDNDNDDEDEDDEQEKEVAELDAEEEGDYVETIHQYNNQQPTVLSLPPHHHTQQEKKQKQKQKQNQNQNQNQNQSQQPPHPQHISLHNLQQPPVSRRGLSQFTQRTSSTATAASHDPAAESLSSLSNDVDDRREFKLSKKQIEKFNKEEQKIDRKINHWFIGTNEMKRDYYWEIRKMVTEE